From Mustela nigripes isolate SB6536 chromosome 13, MUSNIG.SB6536, whole genome shotgun sequence, one genomic window encodes:
- the EIF3J gene encoding eukaryotic translation initiation factor 3 subunit J isoform X2 — protein sequence MAAAAAGDSDSWDADTFSVEDPVRKVGGGGTAGGDRWEGEDEDEDVKDNWDDDDDEKKEEAEVKPVKVSEKKKIAEKIKEKERQQKKRQEEIKKRLEEPEEPKVLTPEEQLADKLRLKKLQEESDLELAKETFGVNNTVYGIDAMNPSSRDDFTEFGKLLKDKITQYEKSLYYASFLEALVRDVCISLEIDDLKKITNSLTVLCSEKQKQEKQSKAKKKKKGVVPGGGLKATMKDDLADYGGYDGGYVQDYEDFM from the exons atggcggcggcagcggcgggggACTCTGATTCTTGGG ACGCCGACACGTTCTCCGTGGAAGACCCGGTGCGGAAGGTGGGGGGCGGCGGCACTGCCGGCGGGGACCGCTGGGAAGGCGAGGACGAGGACGAGGACGTCAAG GATAActgggatgatgatgatgatgaaaaaaaagaggaagcagaagTAAAACCAG taaaagtttcagaaaagaaaaaaatagcagagaaaataaaagagaaagaacggcaacagaagaaaaggcaagaagaaattaaaaagagg TTAGAAGAACCTGAAGAACCTAAAGTGCTAACACCAGAAGAACAATTAGCAGATAAACTGCGACTAAAGAAATTACAGGAAGAATCAGACCTTGAATTAGCAAAAGAAACTTTTG GTGTTAATAATACTGTTTATGGAATAGATGCAATGAACCCATCTTCAAGAGATGACTTCACAGAGTTTGGAAAGTTactaaaagataaaattacaCAATATGAAAAGTCACTATATTATGCCAGTTTTTTGGAAGCCTTAGTTCGAGATGTGTGTATTTCAT tggAAATTGATGACTTGAAAAAGATTACCAATTCATTGACTGTGCTTTgcagtgaaaaacaaaagcaagaaaag CAAAGCAaagccaaaaagaagaagaaaggtgtGGTCCCTGGAGGGGGATTAAAGGCTACCATGAAAGACGATCTGGCAGATTACGGTGGCTATGATGGAGGATATGTACAAGACTATGAAGACTTCATgtga
- the EIF3J gene encoding eukaryotic translation initiation factor 3 subunit J isoform X1 encodes MAAAAAGDSDSWDADTFSVEDPVRKVGGGGTAGGDRWEGEDEDEDVKDNWDDDDDEKKEEAEVKPEVKVSEKKKIAEKIKEKERQQKKRQEEIKKRLEEPEEPKVLTPEEQLADKLRLKKLQEESDLELAKETFGVNNTVYGIDAMNPSSRDDFTEFGKLLKDKITQYEKSLYYASFLEALVRDVCISLEIDDLKKITNSLTVLCSEKQKQEKQSKAKKKKKGVVPGGGLKATMKDDLADYGGYDGGYVQDYEDFM; translated from the exons atggcggcggcagcggcgggggACTCTGATTCTTGGG ACGCCGACACGTTCTCCGTGGAAGACCCGGTGCGGAAGGTGGGGGGCGGCGGCACTGCCGGCGGGGACCGCTGGGAAGGCGAGGACGAGGACGAGGACGTCAAG GATAActgggatgatgatgatgatgaaaaaaaagaggaagcagaagTAAAACCAG aagtaaaagtttcagaaaagaaaaaaatagcagagaaaataaaagagaaagaacggcaacagaagaaaaggcaagaagaaattaaaaagagg TTAGAAGAACCTGAAGAACCTAAAGTGCTAACACCAGAAGAACAATTAGCAGATAAACTGCGACTAAAGAAATTACAGGAAGAATCAGACCTTGAATTAGCAAAAGAAACTTTTG GTGTTAATAATACTGTTTATGGAATAGATGCAATGAACCCATCTTCAAGAGATGACTTCACAGAGTTTGGAAAGTTactaaaagataaaattacaCAATATGAAAAGTCACTATATTATGCCAGTTTTTTGGAAGCCTTAGTTCGAGATGTGTGTATTTCAT tggAAATTGATGACTTGAAAAAGATTACCAATTCATTGACTGTGCTTTgcagtgaaaaacaaaagcaagaaaag CAAAGCAaagccaaaaagaagaagaaaggtgtGGTCCCTGGAGGGGGATTAAAGGCTACCATGAAAGACGATCTGGCAGATTACGGTGGCTATGATGGAGGATATGTACAAGACTATGAAGACTTCATgtga